The following coding sequences lie in one Leptolyngbya sp. 'hensonii' genomic window:
- a CDS encoding acyltransferase — MMWKKLKAYPPLRAGLAALMYAQQGNRRRVQGKHNTIQIETSGTLPFLQQVTFEMGGEHNTIVIAPGVQLRNTQIQIHGSHNRIVIGAGCQIQGGHLWINDDCCRLEIGANTTIAGATIGLADPHAEITIGSDCMLSHDIDIRCGDSHAILDLRTDRRINLARYIHIDDHVWLGMQVRVLKNVRIGHNSVIAAGSIVTKDIPACAIAAGVPAAVKRQDITWSRVKVPMTIPQEELCYGSAL, encoded by the coding sequence ATGATGTGGAAAAAATTGAAAGCTTATCCTCCCTTGCGGGCTGGTCTGGCAGCTCTGATGTATGCCCAACAGGGCAATCGGCGGCGGGTACAGGGGAAACATAACACCATTCAGATTGAAACCTCGGGGACGCTTCCTTTTTTGCAACAGGTGACCTTTGAAATGGGTGGGGAGCACAATACGATCGTCATCGCACCGGGAGTACAGCTTCGCAATACTCAGATTCAGATTCATGGATCCCATAACCGAATTGTGATTGGGGCTGGTTGCCAGATTCAGGGCGGCCATCTGTGGATCAACGACGATTGCTGTCGCCTCGAGATTGGGGCCAATACCACCATCGCGGGAGCCACCATTGGTCTGGCAGATCCCCATGCCGAAATCACGATCGGGAGCGATTGCATGCTTTCCCATGATATTGATATTCGGTGTGGCGATTCCCATGCCATTCTCGACTTGAGGACCGATCGCCGCATCAATCTGGCCCGCTACATTCACATTGATGATCATGTGTGGCTGGGTATGCAGGTGCGGGTGTTGAAGAATGTCCGGATTGGCCACAACAGCGTAATTGCAGCCGGATCCATTGTGACAAAGGATATCCCAGCCTGTGCGATCGCAGCCGGTGTGCCAGCAGCAGTCAAACGCCAGGATATTACCTGGTCCAGAGTTAAAGTACCGATGACGATTCCGCAGGAGGAACTGTGCTATGGTTCAGCTCTCTGA
- a CDS encoding glycosyltransferase family 4 protein — MKIAFISYEYPPDTAFGGIATYVRQAAQMLQQRGHRVEVFAGAVAQACIPSMRVDDEAGVLVHRIAVRDRAEFSRAVGSVFAVRHQTVHFDVLEGPDCGADAAEAVRLVPEIPLALKLHTPRYVLDQIGSPLRPWEAQARWTLGALRRGKLPQRRAGYDRHTDPEYRHALEADEIVAPSQAIGQKVVTDWQLNSDLLASVPYPYIPAASLLNIPIQTHHNVVTFLGRLEVRKGVLDLVRAIPLVLHRYPQVKFRFVGPAWNSPQPGMNMQQYLESRLHLYQHAVEFTGGIPLDLIPAALAVTDICVFPSIWESFGLVCTEAMAAGRGIVASNAGGMAELLDQGRYGHLVPPRSPRQIATAICNLLQNPEQRMRFGAQARDRVLSHYSLERIGALQEASYERAIARRAVIGARSIARVA; from the coding sequence ATGAAAATTGCCTTCATCAGCTACGAATATCCGCCAGATACAGCCTTCGGGGGCATTGCCACCTATGTGCGTCAGGCTGCTCAAATGTTACAGCAACGGGGTCATCGAGTAGAAGTTTTCGCTGGAGCTGTTGCCCAAGCTTGCATTCCCTCTATGCGTGTGGACGATGAAGCGGGCGTCTTAGTGCATCGGATCGCTGTCCGCGATCGGGCTGAGTTCTCCAGAGCCGTTGGTTCAGTCTTTGCGGTCCGTCATCAGACAGTTCACTTTGATGTGCTGGAGGGACCAGACTGTGGTGCAGATGCAGCCGAGGCGGTGCGTCTGGTGCCTGAGATTCCCCTGGCCCTGAAACTACACACCCCCCGCTATGTGCTGGATCAGATCGGGAGTCCCCTGCGTCCTTGGGAAGCCCAGGCCCGATGGACTCTGGGCGCTTTACGGCGGGGCAAGTTGCCCCAGCGACGGGCAGGCTACGATCGCCATACCGATCCGGAGTATCGCCATGCCCTGGAAGCAGATGAAATTGTGGCCCCGTCCCAAGCGATCGGCCAGAAGGTCGTGACTGACTGGCAATTGAACTCGGATTTACTCGCCTCTGTCCCTTATCCCTATATTCCAGCAGCAAGCCTGCTCAATATTCCAATTCAGACCCACCACAATGTCGTTACCTTTCTGGGGCGGCTGGAAGTTCGCAAAGGTGTTCTGGATCTGGTGCGGGCCATTCCCCTGGTGCTCCATCGCTATCCCCAGGTCAAGTTTCGCTTTGTGGGACCTGCCTGGAACTCGCCCCAACCGGGCATGAACATGCAGCAATATCTGGAATCCAGACTGCACCTCTATCAACATGCGGTGGAGTTCACGGGTGGCATTCCCCTGGATCTAATTCCAGCGGCCCTGGCGGTTACAGACATCTGTGTCTTCCCCAGCATTTGGGAGAGTTTTGGGCTGGTTTGTACCGAAGCGATGGCTGCAGGCCGGGGGATTGTGGCCAGCAATGCAGGCGGGATGGCGGAACTGCTGGATCAGGGGCGCTATGGCCATCTGGTGCCACCCCGCAGTCCCCGCCAGATTGCGACAGCCATCTGCAATCTGCTGCAAAATCCGGAACAGCGGATGCGGTTTGGGGCTCAGGCCCGTGATCGAGTCCTTTCCCATTACAGTCTGGAACGGATTGGAGCTTTACAGGAAGCCAGTTATGAGCGGGCGATCGCCCGGCGGGCTGTGATCGGGGCGAGATCGATCGCACGGGTGGCCTAG